AATTATATGTTTTATTGGCTAATGGTATTGGCACTTCACGTTTTGTTGATCATGctcaattttatttatttactttcgtgaaaaatataaaagagataAAGTGCCATTGACAATGCTatactatttctttttttttttaaaaaaaaaggtatttaAGCCATCTCAAGCGATGTCGTGTCTCTTTACCATAAAATCTCCATGAAAAAGTCCTTCAATTGGAGGGCACATGATCTCTAGCGCATGTGAGGTGAAGCTGTAGAATGAATGGCAAAGAATCTGTTTAGACTATTCTTTTTCATGATTCGGTCTAGATGTTAAGTCAATGATGTTTCAGCTTTATTAAACATGTATTTCACTCAAGAGCGTTTTCAAGCAAATTACTATATGTTAGAGAATTGGCCAAGTTGTTAAAGGTTCACGACGTCACGATGTGAAACTTCAGTACCTGGAACTGAGTCATAACCATGTTAACATGTGCCCATTTGGCAACTTAATTAATGGCAAAATTATACTTAGACTTCGACATAAAGCATTAGATTATCTATTTGAGCACTAATTACTTTTTAATATGTgcaacaagttttttttttttgttgcaaaaaaaaaaagatttttctaaCGAGTGTCTGTTAACAAACATATATTTCACCCAATCtatcacacatatatatatatatatatatatatatatatatatatatatattaacaattactacttttttatgcatttatatactttctttaataaattcctttgtatttatattttttttctaattaattatatatttttaaaaatttaataccTGAAATACATAcggacaaagaaaaaaaaagggcatgTTGTAAATGTGGCTGCTTATGGATGTCAACAGATCAAAAGTGTTCGGCTAAAAGCACAGTCTTGCCTTTTTAATTGTACGAACAAAGAATGAGCAAAGGCAATAGGAGGTTTCTTGCTAAAGTATTTACTATAGTACATTTCATGGCAGGTTTTGCACCGTCCTTGTAATTTCCATAACATTGCAACTGGGATTTTAGTAATAATCAGGTTCCTGAACTTTATAGACAAATAGAGAGGCCACGACAGGTGTGTCAGAAGATGAATTATTTGATCAACCATAGAAATTAAAAAGCAAGTTAGTTGCTGAATTATTTGagagcttctttttttttttttttttccctttctaaGAAGCTCAATCCTTCATGAAGAATTGAATACTCGCTCATATATGAAACTTGTACTGATGGTGAAAGAATATTAAAGGGTAAGATTCTTGAGGTCTTGAAGAACTGGCGAGACAGGGCAATCCAAGTTACAGCTGTCACTGGTTGATGGTGAGAGAATGTTGAAGGGTAAGATTCTTGAGGTCTTGAAGAACCGGCCACAAGGGCTAATGAGTATATGAAATTTgtcatttttcttgcttttaggACCACACCGTCTGATGTATACTCTTTACTCTCTTCATCTCCTGAAGggatttcaatttcttctttttttttgtttggtctGAACCATCCCATCCATGGTAACAATCGTTTGAAGACAGAATTGGATtagatagatttttttttttattttttcacggAGACGATAAACCTACTCTTTCCTCTATTAAAGGAAGGGGACGGACTTGAAGAGATCCAAAAATAACCCGGGAGAGCCAGATAAATTGTTTACTTAACCTTATTCATCATTTTATGTCCGCAAGATCAAAACAGTATTGCATGCAAAGGAAACTTCCAAGCAGTCAGGGTAATTTGGAATAGCGAAGAGCAGATACCATGACCAGCAAATCATAAGAAACTGCAGAACTATCCAGTTCCCAAAGAACAGGATGTAGTAGTAGATGGAAGGGATAATCAACAGAGCTGACGTAAAGCTCAACTACAATTATGAATATTTTACTTGAGTTTCATATTAACTTAGCAGAAGTCAAGAGAATATAAGCCCTCAGATGAGTCCGTCAGGAACCTTCTGATCATGCTCAACTTTCAAAAGAAGCCCACATCTTGTGAGACTCTTTCACACAGTCTATACCGCAAAAGTTGTTTCTTCCATTAACTGATCTAATTTGCATCTCAGATATGTCAACAAAGATAAATGTAAGCTACTGTTCATGCCGAGAGATGATAACTCCACGCCACTAGCTACCCTGAGAGAGCAGAATTAATAGCACTATACACATCAACCCCAATTTGGGCTTCAGCCCTCTCCAGATCAGTAGAGGCTGAACTCAGCTTCTGGGTGAACTCAGCAAGCCCCTTTTGCGCCGAGGCAGAGTCGAGTTGGTCAATTGGCACTGCCTCCACTGCAATGATATCTGCAAAGGAGTTCGCATGAATGAAAGCAAAGCCACCGCTAACAAAATACTTCTTCACACCATTTTCCTCGTGGACGGACAGAAGACCAGGTTTCAGCTCTGCAATGGTAGACACATGTCCGGGAAGAATGCCCATCTGACCGGTTGTTGCAGGTATAATAACCATGTCAACCTGTGAAGACACACAATGATGAAAGTTTCAGCTGAGAGACCAAAGCATTGGAATGTACTCTGTAGAATCAGATGATGGTTCTAACAATTGAGGCGGCATATTGGAGCAGAGTGGAGTATATTTTCGAAGTCACATCGGTCAAAGCAAGCAAATGAACATCAGTGTGATGACTGAAACACTCAAgaatgaaatttctttttcctGGGGGGACATCAGcatttggtaaaacttgtaaTACACGTGTCAGTTGATACTTCAAAATAATGCAGTAAAATTAATGGATTCCTACTTTGACTCCTTGCAGACTTATTAGTCAGCACCCCATTGGTAACTTTGTTCCACTATACAAACTCCATAGCATTATTGATTCAGACAGACAACTCATGACAAatttgaaggaaagaaaaatttacTTCAGATTCAACCCCATGCACAGTACAAATCCTTCTGATTTGTTCACAAGTGTTTAGCATATTGAAAAGCGGTTTCTCAACAAGTTAGCAGACATCCAATTATCCAAGTGTCCTGTCCTATATTGAAAAGAGGTTTCTTAACAAGCTAGCAGACATTGAAGTATCTTGTCAAAGCAAAAAGTATTTAATTTTGTAATTTCATAGGCGTAACACAATGCCACTCTCCTTTACACAGAAATTCTGGTCTGCACATCCAAACAGAATTATAATACAGATGAACGAAAAAGGCAGGCTTAGGTTGAAAGATAAGCATAAAACAGAGTGGCAGGAATAATCACATCTACTTAAGCAAAAGTATCGAGAACAGGAAGAGCTTCGAGGGGCAAGACTGAGTGCAAAGATATTATCGGATAAGTAGCACTTGTCAATTTCCAAGGAGTCTTGACACCTAGATTGTACACAAATATTCCAAAAGTGCTGGTTTTCCAAAGCTAATGCTGTGTACTACAGATGTCATTCCcaacttaaacataaaataccaGTGTATCAATTCTAATCCTAGTAATACCAAAGGAGCTTTAAAGCTTAAGGTTTATACCTAAGTTGCACAAAGCATTAAACTTTTGAAAAACCAATAGTCCAAGCACAAAGTAAAAGCCATGCATGACTGTATTAACTAAAACAACTTGAAATGAACTCCTACAGCAAAGTTAAGATACCTTTCCGCAAATATGCTTCTTAAGCTTATTATTACCTGCATCAGTTATTCCTAATTGCAGAAGCCTGTCTATCATTTTGTATGGCAAagcattttctttcttcctaaTAAAGTCTTAGCTAATTTTTCATAATAGTATGGCATCTCAAGCCATAGGATATATCAAGTCACTTCTGCATTACATGAATCCAAGAACTGTAATACGTCTTACCTTTCACCCTTCTATCTAGCTAGTTGATGAAGATATACTGCAATAAAGTCATCACATTTGAACACTTATATGCAACATGTAGTGCATGCTGTGAAAAATGTATTCTAGCCAAGATTCCCAACTGAAATGCAAAACTGAGCTTTTCCCTCCCATAAATAGCTTTAGCATATATTCTCCTCACCTCTTATTAAGGCCTCAGATACAAGAGATCCACAGAACTCGAAAGTGAAATACAGAACCAGCAGCAGCAGGTATATAAATTattcgtcatcatcatcattatcatTCAGTATACATTgttaaaaacaaaagcaaaaacatTGAAAACCGTAATACCAGAAAACGATAAAGCCTCAACTCAGATGTAAACGTTCCTGATTTTGACTTCTACAGAAGTTCATGTTTGAAGGAACTAAATAATTTGCACCTATACTGCAGAGTATGCAAAAGCAAATGCTTGACAATTTCTATAGTCACTAACTACACGAGACAAAAGCCAGAATGTAAGTGAGCTGATCCAACCTACAGTCCGACACACAATGACAAAAATCAGCATTTGCTCCTAACTGAAAAAATAGAAAGCTAATTGATCTATACTTGAGGCATGAAGCAAGACATTTCATATCATGCAAGGAATAGGTGAAAAATCAacaagtttctccaaaatgcCTTCTAGTTTAACAACAGCTTAAGCAGGCTAAGATAGTTAAGAATATCATAGAACCAAATTGGCTTGACatgaaaatttgactatttaTGATCATTGACCCTTCTATGCAGTATTTTTTATCGGAGATAAAAACAAATTTATAAAACAAAACCTATGGAACATAATCTTGCGTTCCATGGCCTAAAAGCCACACCATTTCTGTCCTCGGGTTCACTAGTACCCTTACCTTGGAAAAATCTTCCAAGTCGCACTAAATTTTAAGCATTGATAATTTCAACTCAAGAAGCCATCTTTCACTGAAAAGATTTGAGTCAAATATTGCCATGCAACTTGAAAATGAGTTGAAATTGTTCTTTTAGCTAGTGAAAATTACAGTCCAGATGTGTCAGCACCCAAGTACTGGCTAATTTGAAAGAATTCCATCTAAGTAGGTTTCTCCAACTAAATGAAAGGTAGTTAAACAGAGTTTTACAAAAGATAGTGTAAATTAGTTGAACTTCATATATGTAACTCAGTTGtagaaggaaggaattttagaAGAGTAACAACCACAAGTATACTATAAGATGACACAAAATTAGCCCCCTCAATGTCATATGAAAGTAACTGTAACAGTTTCACCTCAAAATGATTTTAGTAGCTCAAATGGAAAACAAGTGGTTTTTCTTTCCTAAGATCACCAAAGATAGATAAATTTCAACATCTAATTATCATGATCAATGCCATATGTCTACAATGTGCCATCCCTCTCATTGAATGTATGCAATCCAGCTCATCAAAATTACAAGTCAGAATAGCAAGAGACTTGACAAGGAAGCCCTGAATAACAAAGCTTCCAAAAGACCAACCGCCAAACAAACTTCACTTAATCTATGCCCACTAAATTAGAGAGCTACTTAAAATATGCAAACTACACGAGTATTTCAACAGCCATAAATTTCTACAGACATAATCCTGAACAATTAAACAAAATGAACAATACAACACATAGGGCCCACGTAGACCGATCTTAAAATGAATGCACGAAAGAATTTTTGTTGCAGATAAtcaaatatttgataaaaaaaaaaaacaaaaaaaaattccaaaaaaaaaaaaaacaaacaccaAGTGAAAATTTCACAGCATGCGAGCAAAACCAACATAATTAAAACACTAATAaaacccaaaacagaaaaacttaaaaccaaaaaaaaggccttttcaaaaaatcaaatgaCGAATAGGGATCATTGTAAAATTAGTGACCTCTTTGTTGGAGAACTCGGAAGAGTACGGAAGGACAAGATTGACAGTGAGCTTAGACGGCAAGGTGGAAGGAGCAGGTGGCCGAGGCTGCATGAAAGAAAGAGGGGTCTTGGGTGGTTCCAAATTAGGGATCGTACTCCTCCAGGCTTTAACAAAGGCGTCATCAGCAGCCGAGGCCGCCGCGACGTCGGTGGAGAACGGCCGGAATTTGATGGATCGAGAGAGGAGGCGGGTAGTGACGTGGCGAAGCATTTTTGGAAGACAATGGGATTCGCTCGGCTCGCAAGTCGGAGAGAAGTGAAAGGAAACGGTGAAGTGAGAGAGAGTCTGTTTTCAGTCTTTCTGCCTATTTGGAGTTCATCCCTCCTTGTTTGTATTACTAGTAAGTGGTGATATACATAGTACAAAACAAGGGAAAAAGAGTAAATTATTCGATTACCCACTCAACTTTTTGAATTGATATATCTCTAGCCATTCAAGTTTTAGAAGTACAAATATACCCATTCAACTCTCAAACTTGTATATTTTGAGCCATTCCATCTGTTTTCACCGTCAAATATGCTTTCTAGTTATATCTCGTGATTTGTGCTAGTCTTTAGACGTTTGACAATGAAAGAAAATGGAATGATTGAAAATATACATGTTTAAAAATTGAACGGATAATTTCATACTCTCAAATGTTGAATGTTAAATGTACCATTTTAAAAGTTCAGTTGGTAATTtacttttgaaaaaataaatcaatGTTGAATGAGGGGGTTTCTTGGGTACTTTATGGGATAATGATTATACACCCTCGCACAATCTTGGTACATTATTGTCAACTTTGTTATGATAATGGTTGCAATCTTCATCCAATTTCTTACAACACATCAAGTAATCGCCAATTCTTTCCAATAATGACTTCTAGTAACCTTCTAAAGTATAGTGTGGCTTGATTTTCTGGTCCACTAGGCTAGTTGGGCATTATCATCTAGTGGTTGGGAGTAATTGATGATTAAGCTATAGTAAgcttaaaattttggaaataactaaattattttagatttatttaattaatgtTCAATTACTCATATCACAACCATGATTCGTGATCCACATATGACTGAATACAACTTTGTTTAAATTTCTTCGCTTTTGGAAGGAAATACATGTTGCATAAGGCATGGTGTGAAACATGTGAATTGCATTGAATTACGattatgagaaaaataatgtcCATGGCTATAGATGGATAGTCCTAAATGGAAGGAAAAGGGGAACATTATACCCTCTATTAATTTAGCACATTTTAGCATACCAGATTACTATCACCGAGTGTCCCTCCAAGGTAGCCGACCTGGTGGTGTAGTCCCTAGTTAGGGCATCCACCATAGTTCGACCCTTGTAACAAAAATGAGGAATAACCCAACAACCCAAATAAGGGTTGGGGCTTGAAGCGGGACCAGAtccttttttttgacaaaaaaaaaaaaaaaaaaaggttactaTCACCGAGTAAGGGGAAATAGTCAAATAGCGGTAAAAGAGTCCAAAAGCATTTCTTTGGAACCCTTGGTGGTTTGCATTTAGCAAGAAGGGTTACTACTTTGAAAGTTTTGGTTCAGTAGAAAGACCCAGGGATCTAGTATAACTAATAAAttgattttaatgattgaaCTTCTAACCTCGAGGCCATATAAACTGTTTCCACAAAAATTGAGGGTCCACTGGGTTGTGCTTAGCACTCTCAATCAGGATCCATGAGCTAGGCTTTGACAAGGTCACAAGCTCAAGTTCCCAGTTACAAAATAATTAGAGTtttcagattttcggatttAGACTCAAACCTTGTTTGATAATTTAActcagcacttaaatttaatggattcatatcttaatatgttcaaatgtgtttgataacaaaaaaattgaatatctgaattaattaagtggcactaaattttctagacaaaacttgcttccaaatataagcaaatgtgatatacattcaaatgcatttaatttaatatttaataattcgataacttaataaatttaaattttagattttagatttcaTATTTCAATATTCaggtttcaattttatcaaacgtacCCTTAAATTAGAACACTGAAACTCGACTCACACTTTACTATGAACTTTGGACTCAAATCTAGTTTATTCCAATCTCATaattaaatacataattatatataatatatgtttaatattcataaattattataaaattctATATAAGTTATTAATGGTTTGTGTTATTATATGTATAATTACATGTTGTataatatacacacacatatatacacatactaaTACACAGGCCGGCTTGTAATTAGACTTGAGTTTAGTAAAACCCATACTCAACTCATATTTAATTCGGGACTAATATTTAGATTCAAACTCTACTCGGCCCCATTAAACGTAAGGCTTAATGGGCTTTTTACGAGCTAAATTTGGACTAGTCTGACCCTATTGATAATCCTAGTTTTCTTTGTATCGACTATTCCCTCCTCCCCCCAACAAAACAAGAGTAGTTAATCTATCAAATATTTGCACTTCAAACTGTAATATCTAATTTTTATATGCCAAAAAAACTAATTCAGGAAAAAGAATTTCATCTAGTAGACTAGTGCTGCGATGGCATGAATTATGATTTATTAATTTGTAATTACCAGCATATTCATCGACTGCAGACAACTAGACATAGGATTTGTTTAACAGTAATGGCGTAccaacaaatgaaaaaaaaaagtggctaTCAAAATTTTCGTACATTGTTACAAAATTTTCTATTCGCAGCACCAACCAATAGCTAAAATCAATGGTACGTAGAATTAGATGTTTTTATATGATGCATGAGCCTTAGCAAACAATAAGGTCACCTATTTAGCTACTCGAAAAACCAGAATGCTCATTTGTTTGAAATTTGCCTTCACGTACAATTGTTGTTTGTGTCCGTCTACGTACTCACACAGATGTCCACTTCCATTACAAGAAAACCTCTTCCTATTTGTGGCTATATCATGGATGATTAACTATATGAAATCTAGTTTCAATTATCAGATCAGATGATGTTGTAACAATACCTTCATTCCTATAAGAATATGCGGGATGATGCTGTTAATCGCGCAGAGGGCAGGGATGGGTTGGTTGTTCGAGGGGTGGGAATGTAAGTAagagatttcaaattcaaaaaaaaaaaaaaattccaatagAAGTTGTTAATCACACACaaaaataaattatcaatataaGTTGGCGACATTATCAGTccatgctaaaaaaaaaaatttcgtggTATCCAATGGGGTGTTTCATAAATTTCTCCTTCATTGtttacaaaaaataattttctccCAAAACTTCAACATCTAAACGTAATAATGGGCTTACCATTACTATCTGCCTATCAAGTATTATTTAATTAACCTCAAAGTGAAATAAGAAAAAGCAGACCAAAGCAACATTGCAGCAACTTGATGATCAAAAAGCTAAAACAGCAATATGGATTGACATTACTGAAGAAAAAAGctttaaaagaaagaaacaagagatttaaaaaaacaaaaaaaaataacaatggaGAAATTTTAATCATCATCCGCGCCATCCTCCTCTTCCTCGCTGCTGCTTtcctcttcatcttcttcttcctgtaCTTCCTCCTCTCTCTCGTTCTTAGCcatccttttcttcttgttcttgtttttgttcttctttttctcatGGTGTTCATGAATTTTGTTACTGATCTTATTCATCAACCCATTCACTATATTGTTTCTACCGCCGTGTTCTGAATTCTGCTTCTCTCCATGGCGCTTGTCAGCCTCCATTTTTTTGCCTGAACCAATGTGAAGAGTCTCCTCTACCTTATGCAAAATCCTGGACATTTTTTTTCTCTGCTCACTTTCAATGAATATATTGTCTACTGCTCTTCTCATTATGAAAGTGGTAGCACGCTTTATATAGGCAGCTGGTAGCAGCGCTAGAGATGTAACGCGGTCTAATCTAAACAGAGACGCGGGAATGCGAGACCACCTTTACGTCAATGAAAAACGTGGTGCAGCGAACCCGAGAAATTTCCAAAATGAtaatgattttttaaaaatttctacaaaaaggGTGTTTTGAACGTAGAATTGCATCAAGGGTCTTTGTTCAGCAAATGCGAACCTTATAAGTTCACATTTGTTGAATGCAAAGTCTCTTTAAAttttcaacccaaaaaaaaaaaaagatctcgCATTTGTCAAATGTTTACAAATGTGAACAATTGATATAAGCAATTGATACTCCATCTTTTTTTAATTGGtttgttaaaatttaaattaccaaactaaggaaaaatagAAAGCATTTACATGTAATAGCTAGCATTAAGCAAATTGAGCAAAAATAATGGATTGTAATCAAAATTTATAACCGTTAACTAATTTTGGAGTTCAATGATGACTTCGTCTAATGATcaatccttaaaaaaaaaaaaaaaaaccttctaATAATCAATATGAGTTCATCTAGCCACATCCTAGTTTTCATCCAACTTTTTGTTAAAAACCACATGTTACCTTTAGCTAATATATAATTCTCTTGAGTTCAAGCCTCACCAGCAAAACTAGCACGTcatgtatctttttttttttttttttccaaacggcAACATCATATTAATCACAGAATCCAAACAAAGTCAGAGCCTTCGCTCCTCCAAATCTGCCTGAGCACGTCATGTATCTAAAAGTGCCCTTTTTTAGTGCCTAGCAATTGCCTGGATAGTGGAGTTTAGTGGATCCCCCTTTCAGAGTGTTGATTTTCAAgcattgttgaaaaaaaaaatgtatctaaAAGTGCATGTATACTGCCCAAGCCTTAAGGGCAAAAGCCCTTCATACTTGTGacccagaaaaaaaaagcatattAAACCAGAGATCATCTCCAGCCTAGAAAACAATTTATGTCATATCAAATTTCATCAATAAAATCTCAATATATACAaaggtttgaaaaaaaaaaaagaaagttggtCAAATAATTAAGCTCAAGTATCAATTTCTCAATTACAACAAATCAAGTTATGTCAACCACATCATTGAACATTGGTTCCCTCCCTCTTCTTTAATGGCATTCATTCCAAGCTAGAGAAGAATTTTGATCTCTCATAAT
This portion of the Coffea arabica cultivar ET-39 chromosome 2e, Coffea Arabica ET-39 HiFi, whole genome shotgun sequence genome encodes:
- the LOC113732042 gene encoding ATP synthase subunit delta', mitochondrial; the encoded protein is MLRHVTTRLLSRSIKFRPFSTDVAAASAADDAFVKAWRSTIPNLEPPKTPLSFMQPRPPAPSTLPSKLTVNLVLPYSSEFSNKEVDMVIIPATTGQMGILPGHVSTIAELKPGLLSVHEENGVKKYFVSGGFAFIHANSFADIIAVEAVPIDQLDSASAQKGLAEFTQKLSSASTDLERAEAQIGVDVYSAINSALSG